In Paralcaligenes sp. KSB-10, the following are encoded in one genomic region:
- a CDS encoding ABC transporter permease, protein MNTATMPPSRFQYLARRYFARRVVLFATVILVLVVVVALSISWLSNVDPGAISIMQRLKAPSLSHWAGTDQLGRDVFLRMAYGGRYSLTIGLVTAFGAVVIGTVLGIVAGYFRLADAPIMRVVDAMMAFPDILLGIALVAILGPSLWNVILALVIVYTPRVARVARASTLVLRDLLYVDAARAIGTPTWKILYLHILPGLISPILVQLTFIFAYAILAEAGLSFLGVGVPPSIPTWGTMISGSLNYSDQAFWTIIYPGLAIVVTSLSLQIVGDGIRDSLDPKLRKAA, encoded by the coding sequence ATGAATACAGCCACCATGCCGCCCAGCCGATTCCAGTACCTGGCCCGCCGCTATTTCGCCCGCCGTGTCGTGCTGTTTGCCACCGTGATCCTGGTCCTGGTTGTTGTCGTGGCGCTGAGCATTTCGTGGCTTTCCAATGTCGATCCCGGCGCCATTTCCATTATGCAGCGGCTTAAAGCGCCATCTTTGTCGCACTGGGCCGGCACTGATCAATTGGGGCGCGACGTCTTTTTGAGAATGGCCTACGGCGGCCGCTATTCTCTTACCATCGGCCTCGTAACGGCTTTCGGCGCCGTAGTCATAGGTACCGTGCTGGGCATAGTGGCAGGCTATTTCCGCCTGGCCGATGCGCCGATCATGCGGGTCGTGGATGCCATGATGGCGTTTCCCGATATTCTCCTGGGTATCGCCCTGGTCGCTATTCTTGGGCCATCCCTGTGGAACGTTATTCTTGCCCTGGTGATTGTCTATACCCCCAGGGTGGCAAGGGTGGCGCGCGCCTCGACCCTGGTTCTGCGAGACTTGCTGTATGTGGATGCCGCCAGGGCCATCGGTACGCCTACCTGGAAAATCTTGTATCTGCATATCCTGCCGGGCCTGATCTCGCCCATCCTGGTACAGCTGACCTTCATCTTTGCCTATGCCATTCTGGCCGAAGCCGGCCTGTCGTTTCTGGGTGTCGGCGTGCCGCCGTCCATCCCTACCTGGGGAACGATGATTTCCGGCAGCCTCAACTATTCCGACCAGGCTTTCTGGACGATCATCTATCCTGGCCTCGCCATCGTCGTGACATCCCTGTCATTGCAAATCGTGGGTGATGGCATACGGGATTCGCTCGATCCCAAGCTGAGGAAAGCAGCATGA
- a CDS encoding ABC transporter permease, with protein sequence MLDRIKFLFARSLGACVVLLIVAVLVFALVHMASGDPIAVLLGDQATASDIAQVRTMYGLDQPLLTQFFLWIQQVLHGNLGTSIFLQKPVAEVLLERAEPTVLLATFSVAIATLIGVPCGALAAVWRGSRTDQVVSAVAMLAASVPSFWMGLILIRIFAVQMGWFPASGYGPPEANLAGHVYHLVLPSIVLGVLNSALIIRFTRASMLDTLGEDYVRTARAKGLSETTIMVKHVMKNALIPIVTVIGLTAALMIGGTVVTETVFNLPGVGGLVVRAVLRRDYPVIQGTLLVVAFIYVLINFFIDFLYTVIDPRIRLHK encoded by the coding sequence ATGCTCGATCGTATCAAGTTCCTGTTCGCGCGCTCGCTGGGTGCCTGCGTGGTGCTGCTGATCGTGGCGGTCCTGGTATTCGCTCTGGTGCATATGGCGTCGGGCGATCCCATCGCCGTGCTCCTGGGCGACCAGGCCACCGCCAGCGACATCGCGCAAGTGCGTACGATGTACGGGCTTGATCAGCCTTTGTTGACTCAGTTTTTTCTGTGGATTCAGCAGGTGCTGCATGGGAATCTGGGTACCTCCATATTCCTGCAGAAGCCGGTTGCCGAGGTTTTGCTCGAACGGGCCGAGCCTACCGTGTTGCTGGCCACTTTTTCTGTCGCGATTGCCACGCTTATCGGTGTTCCATGCGGAGCGCTGGCCGCCGTGTGGCGCGGATCCAGAACCGACCAGGTGGTCAGCGCGGTGGCCATGCTGGCGGCCAGCGTACCCAGTTTTTGGATGGGCTTGATCCTGATCCGGATCTTTGCGGTGCAGATGGGCTGGTTTCCCGCCTCGGGCTACGGCCCTCCCGAAGCAAACCTGGCGGGGCATGTGTATCACCTGGTGCTGCCTTCCATTGTGCTGGGCGTGCTGAATTCCGCCTTGATCATCCGTTTTACCCGGGCGTCGATGCTCGATACGCTGGGCGAAGATTATGTGCGCACCGCCAGGGCCAAAGGCTTGTCGGAGACGACCATCATGGTCAAGCATGTCATGAAAAATGCATTGATCCCTATTGTGACTGTCATCGGCCTGACGGCGGCCCTCATGATAGGCGGCACGGTCGTCACCGAGACCGTTTTCAATTTGCCGGGGGTGGGAGGGCTGGTGGTGCGTGCGGTGCTGCGTCGCGACTATCCGGTGATTCAAGGTACGCTGCTGGTAGTGGCGTTCATCTATGTGTTGATCAATTTTTTCATCGATTTTTTATACACCGTTATCGATCCCCGTATTCGTCTGCACAAATAG